One genomic window of Thermocladium sp. ECH_B includes the following:
- a CDS encoding metal-dependent hydrolase, whose product MSGSYLRWLGHAAFELRAGGKTILIDPWISNPMSPVSINDLKQVDFILVTHDHSDHLGETVEIAKRTGATVVGVFELMVHLEEKEGLQNTIGMNMSGTVKLSDGIEAIMVPATHSSTHGSPAGFIVKAPEATIYHAGDTGLFSDMELIGRLYKPDVALLPIGSTFTMGPREAAYAVSLLNPRIAIPMHFNTFPPIKQNPEDFTDLVSKLSPHVKTIVMKPGDKLQLPP is encoded by the coding sequence ATGTCCGGTTCATACCTAAGATGGCTTGGTCATGCGGCGTTCGAATTAAGGGCCGGCGGCAAAACCATACTCATAGATCCCTGGATAAGCAATCCAATGTCCCCCGTCTCAATTAATGATTTAAAGCAAGTCGATTTCATACTGGTCACTCACGACCACTCGGATCACTTGGGCGAGACCGTGGAGATAGCTAAGAGAACTGGAGCAACGGTGGTCGGCGTATTCGAATTAATGGTTCACCTAGAGGAAAAGGAGGGATTGCAGAACACCATTGGAATGAACATGAGCGGCACCGTCAAGTTAAGCGATGGCATTGAGGCAATAATGGTTCCCGCCACGCATAGCTCCACCCACGGCTCCCCAGCCGGCTTCATAGTAAAGGCTCCGGAGGCCACGATTTATCATGCGGGCGACACAGGGCTTTTCAGCGACATGGAGTTAATAGGTAGGCTCTATAAGCCGGACGTGGCGCTTCTACCCATAGGCAGCACCTTCACCATGGGGCCACGAGAAGCGGCATACGCCGTTTCACTGCTTAACCCCAGGATAGCGATACCCATGCACTTCAATACGTTCCCACCAATAAAACAAAACCCCGAGGACTTCACTGACCTAGTAAGCAAATTAAGTCCCCACGTGAAGACCATAGTAATGAAGCCAGGCGATAAGCTTCAACTCCCTCCATAA
- a CDS encoding DNA-directed RNA polymerase subunit D, protein MVSIKLIERRDDFIKFVVDGAEPGLVNALRRTLMVEVPIVAIDNVIILDNTSVLYDEIIAHRLAMIPLRTNLDKMPKIEECEDELVDPSLCQIRYQLSVEAKKPTTVYSKDLIPDDPDFAPVQPDIPIVKLEEGQVLSLEAYAKLGRGRTHAKWQPCLASYGYYPRVEVIGESENCVKCLEICPGALSIKKGKIDVLDPLKCTFDKWKTCEELCGKAIKVDWDEKKYVFWVESFGNLDMNALLNEAFRILRRKGEILIKYLEDASKPKLEASSSLESSLEGTEEHEGSEISGEEELGEE, encoded by the coding sequence GTGGTTTCGATAAAATTGATTGAACGAAGGGATGATTTCATCAAGTTCGTAGTGGATGGGGCGGAGCCTGGATTAGTGAATGCATTGAGGAGAACACTAATGGTTGAGGTACCCATAGTGGCCATAGATAACGTGATAATTCTCGACAATACATCGGTTCTGTATGATGAGATAATTGCCCATAGGTTAGCCATGATACCGCTCAGGACTAATCTGGATAAGATGCCTAAGATAGAGGAGTGTGAGGATGAATTAGTCGACCCATCCCTCTGCCAAATAAGGTACCAATTAAGCGTTGAGGCAAAGAAGCCCACCACGGTTTATAGTAAGGACCTAATACCGGATGATCCCGACTTCGCCCCTGTTCAACCGGATATACCCATAGTGAAGCTAGAGGAGGGGCAAGTCCTATCGCTGGAGGCATACGCAAAGCTGGGCAGGGGGAGAACCCATGCTAAGTGGCAGCCCTGCTTGGCATCCTATGGTTACTATCCCCGCGTAGAGGTAATTGGAGAGAGCGAGAACTGCGTGAAGTGCCTTGAGATTTGCCCCGGCGCATTATCCATCAAGAAAGGAAAAATAGATGTACTGGATCCCCTTAAGTGCACATTTGATAAGTGGAAGACATGCGAGGAATTATGCGGCAAGGCTATTAAGGTGGATTGGGATGAGAAGAAGTATGTTTTTTGGGTGGAGTCATTTGGTAACCTCGATATGAATGCGTTATTGAACGAGGCCTTCAGGATACTTAGGAGAAAGGGAGAAATATTGATCAAGTACCTGGAGGATGCCAGCAAGCCGAAACTGGAGGCATCCTCATCCCTAGAGTCCTCCCTGGAGGGTACAGAGGAGCATGAGGGCTCCGAGATAAGTGGGGAGGAGGAATTAGGGGAGGAGTAA
- a CDS encoding acetoin transport repressor, whose amino-acid sequence MASSIAAGERRYVRSKPYPKSKVETLNELIEDLKRYETVMLIDLRGLPNRVLKEYRYLLRGDSKVKVAKGTLVKLAMEKAYGGVSEDVAQLLRGEIGLLFTNRNPFELNRFIVRNGVRRFAKDGDVAQFDLTIPAGNTGINPGPVLSRFGKLKVPTQMKDGKIWVAKDAVVAKAGDKITADLADILRLLNIKPVFESIRIKAAIVRGKYVIRSDELMPSADEYRRLIEASAAQAYNLAVNAVYPLPELMPVYIRKAAAESMNLAINALIFTEETAKPILAKAEAQANALASVIAGKAPELGIQAMAPSPQPAAAAATANAEEKKENVEEKKEEKSEEEALGGLSSLFG is encoded by the coding sequence ATGGCTTCATCTATTGCGGCCGGAGAACGTAGATACGTGAGGAGCAAGCCGTATCCGAAGAGTAAAGTGGAGACCTTGAATGAATTGATCGAGGACTTGAAGCGGTACGAGACGGTGATGCTCATTGATTTGAGGGGACTCCCCAATAGGGTTCTCAAGGAGTATAGGTATCTCCTGAGGGGCGACTCTAAGGTTAAGGTGGCTAAGGGCACGCTCGTGAAATTAGCAATGGAGAAGGCTTATGGCGGTGTCAGCGAGGATGTGGCGCAGCTCCTGAGGGGGGAAATAGGGCTGCTTTTCACTAATAGGAATCCATTTGAGCTTAATAGATTCATTGTTAGGAACGGCGTGAGGCGGTTCGCCAAGGACGGCGATGTCGCGCAGTTCGATTTGACGATACCGGCCGGCAACACTGGCATAAATCCAGGTCCCGTGCTTAGCAGGTTCGGCAAGTTGAAGGTGCCTACTCAAATGAAGGATGGAAAGATTTGGGTGGCAAAGGATGCCGTGGTAGCCAAGGCCGGCGACAAGATAACGGCGGATCTAGCTGACATACTTAGACTACTCAACATAAAGCCTGTGTTCGAGTCCATACGGATCAAGGCGGCAATAGTTAGAGGCAAGTACGTGATACGCAGCGATGAGTTAATGCCGAGCGCGGATGAATATAGGAGACTAATAGAGGCGTCCGCTGCCCAGGCCTATAACCTGGCGGTCAATGCTGTCTATCCACTGCCTGAATTAATGCCGGTCTATATAAGGAAGGCCGCAGCGGAATCCATGAATTTAGCCATAAATGCATTGATATTCACGGAGGAAACAGCTAAGCCAATACTTGCGAAGGCTGAGGCCCAAGCAAATGCATTAGCATCAGTAATAGCGGGAAAGGCGCCGGAGCTAGGCATACAGGCAATGGCTCCATCACCACAACCCGCTGCAGCCGCCGCCACCGCTAATGCTGAGGAGAAGAAGGAAAACGTCGAGGAAAAGAAGGAGGAGAAAAGCGAGGAGGAGGCCCTCGGTGGCCTATCCAGCCTCTTCGGTTAA